One Phaseolus vulgaris cultivar G19833 chromosome 4, P. vulgaris v2.0, whole genome shotgun sequence DNA window includes the following coding sequences:
- the LOC137838546 gene encoding uncharacterized protein, with product MTAEDLPSIISKAVESSNKKLQDDISTLEEENRLIRIEAEKLSCNLMMAEIEHSRVEDAMSTELRVAHKEATDLRQKLHLLAQEKIELESKLVSYRLKVADLEASIKGDAAKVENLENRSVDREVLLGKVEKERDDTVAELAESKEENAKIAAELAQAREENKKVVEDLAQTRRETEELKK from the coding sequence ATGacggcagaggacctcccctctaTCATATCAaaggctgtggagagctccaacaAGAAACTTCAGGATGATATCTCCACACtcgaagaggagaatcgcctgataagaatcgaggcggagaagttgtcttgcAACCTTATGATGGCGGAGATCGAACACTCgagggtggaggacgccatgagcaccgagctgagggtggcgcataaggaggccaccgatctgcgCCAAAAGTTGCACCTCCTcgctcaagagaaaatcgagctggagagcaagctggtttcctaccgtctcaaggtggctgacctggaggcatcAATCAAAGgggatgcagccaaggtagagaaccttgaGAATAGGTCGGTTGATCGGGAGGTTCTCTTAGGAAAAGTTGAGAAGGAGAGGGATGACACCGTGGCTGAGCTCGCCGAATCCAAGGAGGAGAATGCAAAGatcgctgcagagctggcccaggcgcgggaggaaaacaagaaggttGTTGAAGACCTCGCTCAAACTCGCAGGGAAACTGAGGAACTGAAGAAGTGA